One region of Wyeomyia smithii strain HCP4-BCI-WySm-NY-G18 chromosome 3, ASM2978416v1, whole genome shotgun sequence genomic DNA includes:
- the LOC129731712 gene encoding nuclear RNA export factor 2, translated as MSLDDQYNNFLEELEQKPDISKIRFDEDDPMSDVNAIVEAENRKRKMAKNPLALAGQQRREPMDLLERMQQEEIDEDPTTELNPNDLNQRVLVMKSGEMDILLEPEKALVYTCFNTAYDRASLNRPDVWHQIMVHHEGKFSKKEILDGLFTLISTDDFYPVAYRRHANIDFFLVRLCSKALVKLFDKNLKLNVGPNDADPLKLTVKLNIAKFVQGQIQPSGKVFAAVAERCENAVVYGFSNLLNLDNFRDHSDFEELCVFLGNRAHLELVCSSINRLDDVRVKVNAIKLTNNCIAHISPLVAIKDLPIQTLDLRYNRIKHPASLRPMQGCGINELYIEGNGIVDVPGYMDVLKQYFPSIIKIDNTFIGATARKQATAPASRGVGGDDEVELTATGEMYSCVNGVVEDAKSFKKYKFNTKWHQVVIVHEGRYEKSEILEALFTLLDGYDFYPCYYKTYSKQDEFLVINCFEALSFLVQSKLVLRMKNSNELISIVLKMNVADFKEGQVVVDEKINFILLDRFNDRCLDLCSLQQHLNKIKFADVCAKSTRTLSKILSTAGKKFGNVCLVIRLRNNGLKHLGALSSLISYPKLVSLDLRYNEIGNFEDLQGVMKNRIKEVFLDHNPICNTAPSSIEYIRQVRAIFPGIEKLDGMPLLENGNLNFSQNFICTPEAYKFTESFVKHYFTIYDSFQRSSLKELYHPKAQFSMTSNFAQSKTLDSHQVRLNAYQGKSRNLLRLANIDRAISSLVVGNERIANVLVSFPKTEHDFFSFRVDTPIFRPECVVITVHGAFKEMANSLLSDDFVLGFTRTFYIQPCAKGLGIFERAIEFKIFNDLFHMYNLTTYGRENVFKHHDEADTTDPFVPHSEERENTVIVFQELTRLNRKWCLRCLEESSWNLKVALNIFLKLYEEDRIPDNGFDASLVLKR; from the exons ATGTCTCTGGACGACCAGTATAATAACTTCCTAGAGGAGTTGGAACAAAAGCCGGATATTAGCAAAATTCGCTTCGATGAGGACGATCCCATGAGCGACGTTAACGCGATAGTAGAAGCTGAAAATCGCAAACGAAAAATGGCTAAAAACCCTCTAGCTTTAGCTGGTCAGCAGCGGCGTGAACCGATGGATTTGCTAGAGCGAATGCAACAAGAAGAAATCGATGAAGATCCGACGACGGAGTTGAACCCTAATGATCTAAACCAGAGAGTGTTGGTAATGAAGTCCGGCGAGATGGACATTCTGCTGGAACCGGAGAAAGCGTTGGTGTATACCTGTTTCAACACCGCCTACGACCGGGCTTCGCTTAACCGACCGGACGTGTGGCACCAAATTATGGTGCACCATGAAGGAAAGTTCTCGAAGAAGGAAATTCTTGACGGTTTGTTCACTCTAATCAGCACCGACGATTTTTACCCGGTCGCTTATCGGCGGCATGCGAATATTGACTTTTTCCTGGTGCGTTTATGCAGCAAAGCGTTGGTGAAGTTGTTCGATAAGAATCTCAAGCTGAACGTGGGTCCAAACGATGCGGATCCGTTGAAGCTTACGGTTAAGCTGAACATCGCTAAATTTGTGCAGGGTCAAATTCAGCCGAGTGGAAAAGTTTTCGCGGCGGTGGCTGAGCGCTGTGAAAATGCGGTGGTTTATGGTTTTTCAAATTTGCTTAACTTGGACAACTTCAGGGATCATAGCGACTTTGAGGAATTGTGCGTTTTTCTAGGGAATCGAGCCCATCTGGAACTGGTGTGTAGTTCCATTAACCGTTTGGATGACGTTCGGGTGAAAGTGAATGCGATCAAATTAACGAACAATTGCATTGCGCACATTTCTCCGCTCGTTGCCATTAAGGATTTGCCAATACAAACGCTGGACTTGCGCTATAACAGAATCAAACATCCAGCTTCGCTGCGACCAATGCAGGGCTGTGGAATCAATGAATTGTATATCGAAGGAAACGGTATTGTGGATGTTCCCGGTTATATGGACGTTCTGAAGCAGTATTTTCCGAGTATAATTAAAATT GATAATACTTTTATTGGAGCAACGGCCAGAAAGCAAGCGACCGCCCCGGCTTCTCGTGGTGTCGGTGGAGATGACGAGGTGGAGCTAACAGCCACCGGCGAGATGTATTCATGCGTTAATGGAGTTGTCGAAGACGCTAAGAGTTTCAAAAAGTATAAATTCAACACCAAATGGCACCAAGTTGTAATAGTTCACGAGGGACGCTAtgaaaaatcggaaattttgGAAGCCCTGTTTACCCTGCTCGATGGTTACGATTTCTATCCTTGCTACTACAAGACCTATTCGAAGCAGGACGAGTTTCTGGTCATTAATTGCTTCGAGGCACTGTCTTTTCTGGTACAAAGTAAATTGGTTTTGCGAATGAAAAATTCCAACGAGCTGATTTCGATCGTGCTCAAGATGAATGTTGCCGATTTTAAGGAGGGCCAAGTAGTGGTCGATGAAAAGATCAACTTCATTTTGCTAGACCGGTTTAACGATCGCTGCTTGGATCTTTGCTCTTTGCAGCAgcatttgaataaaataaaatttgctgaCGTGTGTGCCAAAAGCACCCGGACCTTATCGAAAATTTTGTCCACCGCTGGAAAGAAGTTTGGAAACGTTTGTTTGGTGATTCGGTTGAGGAACAACGGACTCAAGCACTTGGGAGCATTGTCATCGCTGATCTCGTACCCAAAACTGGTGTCTTTGGATTTGAGGTACAACGAG ATTGGCAACTTCGAAGACCTGCAGGGTGTGATGAAGAACCGCATCAAGGAGGTCTTCCTGGATCACAACCCGATATGCAACACGGCGCCATCCAGCATCGAATACATTCGCCAGGTGCGGGCCATCTTCCCGGGGATTGAGAAACTCGACGGTATGCCTCTGCTGGAGAATGGTAATTTGaatttttcgcaaaattttaTCTGCACACCGGAGGCATACAAATTTACGGAATCGTTCGTGAAGCACTATTTCACCATCTACGATTCGTTCCAACGGTCCAGTTTGAAGGAGCTGTACCACCCGAAGGCACAGTTTTCGATGACGAGCAATTTCGCTCAGTCCAAAACACTGGACTCGCATCAGGTGCGGCTGAATGCTTACCAGGGCAAGAGTCGCAATTTGCTTCGGCTGGCAAACATTGATCGTGCCATCAGTAGTTTAGTGGTGGGAAACGAGAGAATTGCAAATGTGCTTGTTTCGTTTCCAAAAACCGAACACGATTTCTTCTCGTTCCGCGTCGATACGCCCATCTTTCGGCCGGAGTGTGTGGTAATAACTGTGCATGGAGCATTTAAAGAGATGGCCAATTCGCTGCTGAGTGACGATTTTGTTCTCGGCTTTACGCGCACCTTTTACATTCAACCGTGCGCAAAGGGGCTGGGAATCTTCGAAAGGGCAATTGAGTTCAAAATTTTTAACGATCTGTTCCACATGTATAATTTGACGACGTACGGACGggaaaatgttttcaagcatCATGATGAAGCGGATACGACC GACCCCTTCGTACCACACAGCGAGGAGCGTGAAAATACGGTAATCGTTTTCCAGGAACTGACACGACTCAATCGAAAGTGGTGTCTGCGCTGTCTGGAAGAATCTTCCTGGAATCTGAAGGTGGCACTGAACATTTTCTTGAAATTGTATGAGGAGGACCGCATTCCTGACAATGGATTCGACGCGTCGCTTGTATTGAAGCGATAA
- the LOC129731713 gene encoding uncharacterized protein LOC129731713 has product MSCTSALLSSIVTLLVAVQCLADEPPAAVPGGIQKMFDEVPLPCTSRAVLNHPCYFCKCNVLGNYQHCIYTCSPNSGNPNMPGTKMCAADNSIQLGCNRCRCSPGELFYDCYLAKECTNNVINSEDGNNF; this is encoded by the exons ATGAGTTGTACAAGCGCATTACTAAGTAGCATCGTCACACTTCTGGTCGCGGTCCAATGTTTAG CCGATGAACCGCCAGCAGCAGTTCCAGGTGGAATCCAAAAAATGTTCGATGAAGTGCCGTTACCGTGCACTTCAAGGGCTGTACTGAATCAC CCATGCTACTTCTGTAAATGCAACGTGCTTGGAAATTACCAGCACTGCATTTACACATGCAGTCCTAACAGTGGAAACCCCAACATGCCGGGAACAAAGATGTGCGCAGCAGACAATAGTATTCAGCTTGGCTGCAACCGTTGCCGGTGCAGCCCGGGAGAACTGTTTTACGATTGTTACCTAGCTAAGGAGTGCACTAACAACGTCATCAACTCCGAAGATGGCAACAATTTCTAA
- the LOC129729093 gene encoding uncharacterized protein LOC129729093 — MNLSISQDILRSENHFNVLKNETFPASISSCSFERSLPECCVSTPVQARNGPRLELDNPLDLSSSAVLTDVEEQPIDLSTRAKASIESTAEAIDLALLRTLEQTISPVIPLDLRTTNISQLENQDELVSSEQASVTKTEESSLKSTKSSSSPIIVSSPPNAQSLPFQLAEKTFRGNVSQAFWPREIIEPIPSCSPPKRAKYSPGISSRLSDMPKSGTGLTPQEADQGMDFIDEFHSEDAIYDVEGDPTLLNDLSIYEYFEECQYQQTDDSSYSPDDSDTEAKRPSWRRKRKNERKNTKLAKNSTSLSIDDLVHGESTTDTNKGSK; from the exons ATGAACCTATCGATTAGTCAAGACATTTTACGGTCAG AAAATCATttcaatgttttaaaaaatgaaacatttcCTGCATCTATTTCTTCCTGCTCTTTTGAAAGAAGTTTACCGGAATGTTGCGTGTCTACTCCCGTCCAAGCTCGAAATGGGCCGCGTTTAGAGCTTGACAATCCATTGGACCTTTCTTCATCTGCTGTTTTGACCGACGTTGAAGAGCAGCCGATTGATCTATCAACACGAGCGAAAGCTAGCATTGAGTCAACTGCTGAAGCAATAGATCTTGCACTTCTTAGAACACTAGAGCAGACAATTTCACCAGTCATTCCATTGGACTTGCGAACCACAAACATCAGCCAACTTGAAAATCAGGACGAGCTTGTTTCATCTGAACAGGCATCTGTGACAAAGACCGAAGAGAGCAGCTTGAAATCCACCAAATCTAGTTCCTCTCCAATCATTGTTTCATCACCTCCGAATGCGCAGTCATTGCCATTTCAGCTAGCTGAGAAAACGTTCCGCGGAAACGTCAGCCAAGCATTTTGGCCACGAGAGATTATAGAACCGATCCCCAGTTGTTCGCCTCCAAAAAGAGCAAAATATTCACCAG GGATATCGTCGAGACTGAGTGATATGCCTAAATCTGGAACAGGATTAACACCTCAAGAAGCTGATCAAGGCATGGACTTTATAGATGAATTTCATTCTGAAGATGCTATTTATGATGTCGAAGGTGATCCCACTCTCTTGAACGATTTATCTATATATGAATATTTTGAAGAATGTCAATATCAACAAACTGATGACTCGTCGTATTCTCCGGATGATTCGGACACCGAAGCAAAGCGACCATCGTGGCGGCGAAAACGTAAGAACGAGCGTAAAAACACAAAACTAGCCAAAAATTCAACGTCTCTATCGATCGACGATCTGGTACATG GCGAATCAACAACTGACACAAATAAAGGCAGTAAATAA